From a region of the Hymenobacter jejuensis genome:
- a CDS encoding DUF2157 domain-containing protein — protein sequence MSRNFLETESPKWVEQGIISAEQQQQLLKLYPPDAKAIGLLPLLGSLLVGLSALSLVAANWQGLPEFIRMTLLISALLAAYSTGEYFLRRGNQSVGIGLVGLGLLLFGAAIILTSQMYQLIGYDVTGLVAWAVAGTALTYLYGSRFLFVLTVCIGGIVQGYNTGALGAFSYATAGLTALGLGYYWWRHPDSLLGGVFAAGLLWQTGLLINFLHIKITWFFVPAMLIYAFGDWQSDRPAGRAMQGPPLAAAFLFMLGLALYGEAGSYTNLLRPPLLAYLAALVVVLLISLAGKRARGRLESATDWLLLLPGFYLPGGLPLAVAALVVLYAYTGSMLWRAHREQNEERVTLGTALFILTTMVAYFKLTWEFMDKSLFFLIGGVLLLGLSWYLRRRNAQAFPTDKNQ from the coding sequence ATGAGTCGTAATTTTCTCGAAACCGAAAGCCCCAAATGGGTGGAGCAGGGCATCATCAGCGCCGAGCAGCAGCAGCAATTGCTGAAGCTGTACCCGCCGGATGCGAAGGCCATCGGCTTGCTGCCTTTGCTGGGCAGCCTGCTGGTGGGACTGAGCGCCCTAAGCTTGGTGGCTGCCAATTGGCAAGGCCTTCCGGAGTTTATTCGTATGACTCTGCTAATCAGCGCGTTGCTGGCGGCTTATAGTACAGGCGAATATTTCCTCCGACGCGGCAACCAGTCAGTGGGCATCGGGTTGGTAGGGCTGGGACTGCTATTGTTTGGCGCGGCCATTATCCTGACCAGCCAGATGTACCAGCTCATCGGCTACGACGTGACGGGCCTGGTGGCGTGGGCCGTTGCCGGCACGGCACTGACGTATCTGTACGGTAGCCGCTTTCTGTTCGTGCTGACTGTGTGCATCGGCGGCATCGTGCAGGGCTACAATACTGGCGCGCTGGGGGCTTTCAGCTACGCCACGGCCGGTCTTACGGCCCTGGGGCTAGGGTATTATTGGTGGCGCCACCCCGATTCGCTGCTAGGCGGCGTTTTTGCGGCGGGCTTGCTCTGGCAGACGGGCTTACTAATTAACTTCTTACACATCAAAATCACCTGGTTTTTCGTGCCGGCCATGCTGATCTATGCCTTCGGTGACTGGCAATCTGACCGCCCCGCGGGCCGGGCCATGCAGGGTCCGCCCCTGGCGGCAGCGTTTCTGTTTATGCTGGGGTTGGCTCTGTACGGAGAAGCGGGCAGCTATACCAATCTGCTCCGGCCACCGCTGCTGGCATATTTAGCGGCCTTAGTGGTAGTCTTGTTGATTTCGTTGGCGGGCAAACGCGCCCGCGGCCGGCTCGAAAGTGCTACCGACTGGCTGTTGCTACTGCCGGGATTTTATCTACCGGGTGGGTTGCCGCTGGCAGTAGCGGCCTTGGTGGTGCTCTATGCTTATACCGGTTCGATGCTGTGGCGGGCGCACCGCGAGCAAAACGAGGAACGCGTTACCCTCGGAACCGCCCTGTTCATCCTGACCACCATGGTTGCTTACTTCAAGCTGACCTGGGAGTTTATGGATAAATCGTTGTTTTTCCTGATTGGGGGCGTACTGTTGCTAGGGCTGAGCTGGTATTTGCGTCGTCGCAACGCCCAAGCATTTCCCACAGATAAGAATCAGTAA
- a CDS encoding sulfurtransferase produces MSNSEKEAEHFAPIIRPQELVKLKDAPELVLIDARAGADAQARYEAQHLAGAFWVDLEQELAHKTANPADGGRHPLPTAQAFSELLGQLGITPASHVVVYDDKSGANAAARFWWMLSALGHRAVQVLDGGLNAALASGFPTSATAPKRPGGAPYPQHTWSLPTATVQDVERAVQHESELVIDVRDAFRYRGEQEPIDLIAGHIPGTVNIPFSSNLDAEGFFLSPALLKAQYDQALTDRQPTDVIVHCGSGVTACHTLLAMAHAGFEVPKLYVGSWSEWSNSGRQVATEA; encoded by the coding sequence ATGAGCAATTCTGAAAAAGAAGCCGAGCATTTCGCCCCAATCATTCGTCCGCAGGAGTTGGTTAAACTCAAGGATGCCCCTGAGCTAGTGCTGATCGACGCACGAGCGGGTGCCGACGCACAGGCGCGGTACGAAGCACAGCATTTGGCAGGCGCCTTTTGGGTAGATCTGGAGCAGGAGCTGGCACACAAAACTGCTAACCCGGCAGATGGCGGACGCCACCCGCTGCCTACTGCTCAGGCCTTCAGTGAGTTGCTGGGCCAGCTTGGTATCACGCCAGCTTCCCACGTGGTTGTGTACGACGACAAAAGTGGCGCTAACGCCGCGGCCCGCTTCTGGTGGATGCTTTCGGCCTTGGGCCACCGCGCCGTGCAAGTGCTGGATGGCGGCCTGAACGCGGCTCTGGCATCCGGTTTCCCGACCAGCGCGACCGCGCCTAAGCGGCCCGGTGGCGCGCCTTATCCGCAGCATACGTGGAGCTTGCCAACCGCAACTGTGCAAGATGTAGAACGCGCCGTGCAGCACGAAAGCGAACTGGTGATTGACGTGCGCGATGCCTTCCGTTATCGCGGTGAGCAAGAGCCCATCGACCTGATCGCCGGGCACATTCCGGGGACTGTAAACATTCCGTTCAGCAGCAACCTCGATGCCGAGGGTTTCTTTCTATCGCCGGCGCTGCTTAAGGCCCAATACGACCAAGCCCTCACCGACCGCCAGCCGACCGACGTGATCGTGCATTGCGGCTCAGGCGTTACGGCGTGCCATACGCTGCTGGCGATGGCGCACGCGGGCTTCGAAGTGCCCAAATTATACGTAGGCTCTTGGAGCGAATGGTCGAATAGCGGCCGGCAGGTGGCTACGGAAGCATGA
- the mnmD gene encoding tRNA (5-methylaminomethyl-2-thiouridine)(34)-methyltransferase MnmD yields the protein MQVEVRVTEDGSSTLYVPALDEHYHSTHGAVQEALHVYLGAALEPALAATTGPVRVLEIGFGTGLNALLTLQRSLTAAQPIAYDTLEKYPLPPTIIRSLGIERYVLNPELLEFHEQLHAAPWNEAVALTPHFTVRKLHAELQDFALPAVSYDVIYFDAFAPEKQPDMWTEAVFEQLYAAAAPGALLTSYCAKGSFRRSLKAAGWLIEKLPGPPGKREMTRARKSAEPIS from the coding sequence ATGCAGGTAGAAGTTAGGGTAACGGAAGATGGGTCGAGTACGCTGTACGTGCCCGCGCTGGATGAGCATTATCATTCTACGCACGGCGCGGTGCAGGAGGCATTGCACGTGTACTTAGGTGCCGCGCTCGAACCGGCGCTGGCCGCTACAACCGGCCCGGTGCGGGTGCTGGAAATCGGCTTTGGCACGGGCCTGAATGCCCTGCTGACACTTCAGCGCAGCCTCACAGCCGCCCAGCCTATTGCGTACGACACGCTGGAAAAATATCCGCTGCCGCCGACTATCATCCGCAGCTTAGGCATTGAGCGGTACGTGCTTAATCCGGAATTGCTAGAGTTTCATGAGCAGCTGCACGCCGCACCCTGGAACGAAGCCGTGGCACTCACGCCGCATTTTACGGTACGCAAGCTGCACGCCGAGCTCCAGGATTTTGCTTTGCCAGCGGTTTCTTATGATGTTATTTATTTTGACGCCTTTGCGCCCGAAAAACAGCCCGATATGTGGACCGAAGCCGTGTTTGAGCAACTGTATGCAGCAGCGGCTCCCGGCGCACTGCTTACCAGCTACTGCGCCAAAGGCAGCTTCCGGCGCAGCCTGAAAGCAGCAGGCTGGCTGATTGAAAAGCTGCCCGGTCCGCCCGGCAAGCGCGAGATGACGCGAGCCCGAAAGTCGGCAGAGCCTATCTCATAA
- a CDS encoding acyl-CoA thioesterase: MARIKVNLPAKFSFAVQIPIRITDLNYGAHLGNDALLSILHEARVQFLQHCGLVEFDPGTHSGFIMADVAVEYKGEGFHGDVLQIEMAATDLHPYGFDVVYWVKNQLDREIARAKTGMLRFDYTVRKLQHLTPEVLAHLQAMHQ; the protein is encoded by the coding sequence ATGGCCCGCATAAAAGTAAATCTGCCCGCTAAGTTTTCCTTTGCCGTCCAGATTCCCATTCGCATTACCGATCTCAACTACGGCGCGCACCTCGGCAACGATGCCTTGCTGAGCATTCTGCACGAAGCCCGCGTGCAGTTTTTGCAGCATTGCGGGCTGGTCGAGTTCGACCCCGGCACACATTCCGGCTTTATCATGGCGGATGTGGCGGTCGAATACAAAGGCGAAGGTTTCCACGGCGACGTGCTCCAGATTGAGATGGCAGCTACCGACCTGCATCCGTACGGCTTTGATGTGGTGTATTGGGTGAAAAATCAACTCGACCGCGAAATCGCGCGGGCCAAAACCGGCATGCTGCGCTTCGACTACACCGTCCGAAAACTACAGCACCTCACCCCGGAGGTGCTAGCGCATCTTCAGGCGATGCATCAGTAG